The Drosophila sechellia strain sech25 chromosome 2R, ASM438219v1, whole genome shotgun sequence nucleotide sequence TTTTTTGACAACAATGGCGTCGGCGGCCATTTTGTTTGCACTCGACACCGCCGACAcccgaaaagtatgcaacactcTGCCGCTGAGTGCCACTGGTGGCTCAATAATGCTGTTTGCACGGATCATTTGGGCTTCGGCGGGCGTAGTTCGCTGCTAAGCTGCAGAGTTTAATAACTAAATTGACTTGGTTCTGGCCTGGCTGTGGCATTCCCTTGGTATTTGTCTTGCGGCTCCTGCCGCACAGCCCCTTGCCccttgccacttgccacttgctccgccagttgccaattgTTTTCCCATTGTAAGCCCTTCTTTGTTGGCGGCTTTATTGCTCGCCCGGCGGAACAAAAAGGTTTGTTTACCGCCAAGGCAAACATCTGCGCGAACACCTTTGTGCGACTTTAACACTCCGCTTGGCTTGCTTGGCGGCTTAGACTCCTGATTGAGGATTACCGGAAAGTTAATGACTCCATTGACACTGATTTCCCCTACTTAATAGGTTCAACTTTGGAGACAGCTTTTGAGCCACTTAATTGAAAGTGATGTGCAGTCTCTTAAAGTTTATGGCACGaaaaaaatgcttaaaaatacatttaggGAAGTTCAACCAAGTATGCCAACAAGAACCACTTTCTTGGAATTTATATTAACAAGCCATACAATGGAATACAAGTATACTAACTAGTGCCATTAGTTTTTCTTGCTATATGTTTTACCTATTTTCTCTCTTGCCCTGAGATATGATATTCTTGAAAGAAGCTTCTTTCTTCTGAGCCTGAATCCTTGAAGCGCAAACAAACTTCCGCATACCATTTACTACTGCATCCTACTACTTCATTTTCTGGCTGCTCCTTTGAGTCCGCATTCCATATGGGCGGCACATGCATGTCGCACAGATCCGAAGGGAGTCAGAGAAAAGTGAGTGGGATTACCTCTTTTCTTGAGATAACCTTTGACTGTGCAACCGACTGTGAAAAATCCCATTTCCAGCGGTAACTCTGCGATGTGCAACTTGCTCCCCGGCTCTTTGTGTGCGTCGTTCATAAGTTAATTACGTCAGCGACTGCAGCGGATGGCAGGCTGTTGGGATACCGGGATGCTGGGATGTCCGGATGTTCCAGTTGCTCCGGCAACtagcaactggcaactggcaagGACAACATCAGTGGGGCAAATTGGATTTGCGCTGCACTCGCAGCTCCGAAATCGCACAGTCCCTTTGAGTCGGCATACGGCCACCATTAAATGCACTCGTGGATACTAATTAGCCGCACGTTCCCATCTATTTGTTGCAGATAAAAATCGGATGAACAGCCCGGCCCTGGGAGGAGCCGGCGGCAGTGGCGGTGACAAGAAGGGCTCCAGCCTCGTGGACGCCGTGGATGTGGCCACCACCAGTGCGGAGGCCAAGCTGAAGCCGCGTTCCAGGTGAGTGCAACACGCGCCTGCTCATTCGGATGGAGTCCCTGGCCAGATCCGGTTCCCGCCTGTCCGCCCCCCTGCTGACCACTTCCACCTGCTTCCATTCCAGATCGCTCATACGCCGTGCATCACGCAAGACCAAGCAGCAAATCAACAACGCATCCGACGACTGCAACGTGCAGTAAACCATTATTTTGGCCGCCAGCGCCGCGCTTAATTATGTTATTTAGTTATTACGAGCATGTTGCCACAATGTGAATTAATAATGGACGCCAGTTAATTAGCGTGCATAAACAAGTGGCGCCGTATTTATGTTCGGTGCACTGAGCTGATTATTCTGATAAAGCTACCCAGCTCGCAAAAACCACTTGCTCAAGGGCACAAAAATTTCGATGAATTTGGCACTCGGCAAAACATTTTATAGTTTGTAAGCACCAGAGCTTCGAAACGATGCCGTCATGACACTGGCCTCAGTCTATAGATATTTCGTAAGCAACTCTGATTAGgtaaatttatatttgattATGAATAGATTTTCTAGCCTATAAGTCgcgaatcaaatcaaatttctTTAACAATACTCATACCTATAGCAAAGGCAAACAATTCTGCGACATTTTAATCCAGTGTCATCGCGGCATAGGAGATAAGGGATTATTCCGACACTGAGCTGACTTGCGAGGCATTGTGCACACAAATCGATTTGAGTTGCGGTCATTAAGGTTGGAAGGGACCaggtttatttaaatttaaaattaacttttatacgacaaacaatttcaattttcgcaAACTTCAGTAGAGCTCTAGGTGCCcgatttgaatttaatttggaTTTCTCCCACGGGAGAAGGCATTTGAAGACTCGTAGTGCCGTTCTCCTCGAAAGGAGTTCCTTTTGATGGCAAAATAATAGCTCAACGCGACTGAGTTCGAGGTTTTTCGTGGCAGGACTAAGTTAAATGCGTTTTCGACTGGCGGATTGTCATATTGTGACAGGTGGCATAGCCTAAGGTACAATCTAGGATACTAATTTATGAATCTCTATCTGCACCCTTTGCCGACACCATGGTTAATATTTGAACGTTCCGTGTACACATCTATATATTAATGCAGCTCCGATAAGGATGTTTGCTTATATTGGCCTGAGCCGAACTTGCTCCTTTCGAGTCCGCGAATCCGAAAGGAATCGCAAGTTTTGCGGAAGTAAGGCAATTTCGCGGGATTCTCCGCGGCTCCAGCCACGTAAAATAACAAGAACTTTGGCAGAGAGCACCGAGCAAATTAACATGCAAAAAACgtaattgtaaaataaatttggtGGAGGGGGAGAGAGGAGGAGAGGAGGGTGCCGAGTGCTTATCAAGGATAATACAGGGTGAACTTCTTATGCCAAAACGCCAAAATGCCAAATCAAATAGCCCACAATGCACATCCTGTTCGCAGGAGGCTTGCGGCAGCGAATAATCGGTAAATCTGTTTTTAATACGCAACTTGTATCCTTTGTAACAAGTTACACTTGCATCTGGGTGGGTTGTGCGTGGGTGTGCTCGCCAGTGTGTGATAAGAGAGTCCTTTGTGTTTGTTCACCGGAATGTGCTTAGCAataagatttatttaaaagacTACGTTTAGGCGGTACCGAGTACGGCGGAGATATCTAAAGGATCTGTAAATGGATGAAATACGGCATATGCAAAGTGAATTGTGATTAAACCAAATACATCTAGacacacgtgtgtgtgtggcactGTGTGCGAGCTGAAAAATGCATGCAAACAATGCACCCAGTGATTGCAGTAATGGATTCCAGCTACTGCAAACACCTGGGCAGGGTCAGAGGCGTCTGAATGCCCCCAAAATCGAATTGAGTATTGTATTCGTCCAAGGAGGATTGTAGTTATACATGCATACTTATGTGCGGCATTATAAACTGCTTACAGAACAGTTACATACGGATACATTTAGTACACATAGTCAGTACCTAAACAAGTTTGTGTGTACAGTTTGGATGTTCGTTTTATAAGTAATACGTTGTTTATACATTGTTACTAGGTGTAGTTATTGACAACAAATCTGCTGACTAGTCGTCGCCACTCGCGTATATCATGAACCAATGGGAACACAAGGGTGCGGAGGCTTCCACCCTATCCGCCCTATCGACGAGGGACCGCGAGATGCTCGATATCTTATCCGACCTACCcgattttaaataaacatattcgTCTACGTAGTTCGATTGATTGAGCGCACTTACACTTACCTACTCTACTGAATCGAAGGATCGTGGCCCATGGACTACACGTAGTCTAGGCAAACCCAAATTAACTCTCTAagtgtgcgtatgtgtgtaATGTACTTGTaactaattgaatttcaattcaaattgaattattgACAATTGTATTAGCCAGTTAAAATAAACCACAATGCGTCCCAGGCATCGGtgtttgaaaatgtttgaTTCCCCTGCATAATGGATTCCGACTCGTTTCGCATTCCGTTTCCATCGCACCAAGGGACCACGGGACCACGGGATCCGGACTCGGATCCGAATCGCCCTGCCCACCGGCGGCTACCAGCCTGGAAAATGGCACAGTGAGCAGTTTGCACtaaatcaattaaaactaGAGCAGCACCGACCGCAGCATCCATTAAAAGTAACTAATGGAATTTCATTCGAATTATATATTGCGATTCCCATAAATTCTGCAATTGCGTAAATGCCGATTGCCGGCTTAAAGCAACcgggctgctgctgatttgaAATTTGCATATGCATATGGGCGGTGGGGTGTTGCATGTCGGGATGGGGCATCTGGGGGCTTGCGAGGAGCAAGCCGTTTTGGCGGTCGCGGCAAACAATAAACAGCTTTGCTAATGAGCTTGCATTATGCGCAATTCTGAATGCAATTTACTGTGCCATtgattttgcaataaattGGCTTAGGCCGTGCGCTCCGCTCGGATCGGAAAATTGCGGGAAACCCCAATTTCCCGCTGGCACGTTTGAGCTTAGAATTATGTTCTTAGAACGGCTTaatgcaaatttcaaattcaaattgcgACGGAAGTGCGGCGCCACCTGGCGGTTACCACGAGCGCGTTCAAACGGCGCCCTCTTGCGGAAATCCCGTGAGCAAAACAGCTGTTTCCAGTCGCTGGTCTTTTTTAGCACATTTATCCATGCTGCGGCGTTGTTTTGGAATGGCCATGAAATATATTGGTAACTTAAGAGAAATAAGCTCCTGCAGCCTCGACTAGCTAACACCTGGCCATGCTCCACAGACATTGGGGCCAACCTGACGGACCCCATGTTCCAGGGCTGCTACGGCGAAACCCAGAAGCACGAGCCCGACCTGCACATCGTCTTGGAGCGCGCGTGGCAACAGGGCCTGCAGAAGATCATCGTCACCGCCGGCTGCCTGAAGGACGTGGATGAGGCACTGGAACTGGCCTCCAAGGATGGTAAGCTGGCATTAAGGATGTTCTCTTTGCACTTTGAGCTATAAATTGCGAATCTCCATTGCGCGTCCCTTTTAATTTCATGATTGAGAATCTTGTGTTTCGTTAGACCTTCTGCTGAATgtccatttttattttactcaACATTCATAGTATTACGAATGTTTTATATCTATTATAAGCTCCCAATTTACAAGTGCTTTTCCTCGACAGAGCGCATCTACACGACAGTGGGCACACATCCCACACGGTGTGAGGAATTCGTATCGGACCCAGAGGGCTACTACGACCAGTTGCGATCCAGTATCAAGGCAAATCGCACCAAGGTGCTGGCCGTTGGGGAATGTGGTCTGGACTACGATCGCTTGCAGTTCTGCGGTCAGGAAACCCAGCGTCTGTACTTCGAGAAGCAGCTAGACCTAGCGGCCGAGTTTAAACTGCCTCTCTTTCTGCACATGAGAAATGCTGCTGAGGATTTCATGAGCATCTTGGAAAGAAATCGCGATAAGATCGAGGAGTGCGGCGGCGGAGTGGTGCACAGCTTTACAGGAACTTTGGAGGAGGCCCAGCGCATCCTAGCCTTCGGTGGTCTTTACATAGGCCTCAATGGGTGCTCCCTGAAGACGGAAGAAAACGCAGAAGTGGTGCGCAAGCTGCCCAACAACAGGATAATGCTAGAAACCGACTGCCCGTGGTGTGGCATACGACCCTCGCATGCAGGACACAAGCACGTGACCACCAAGTTTCCCACCGTCAAGAAGAAAGAGAAATGGACAGCCGAAACCCTAATAGACGGACGCTGTGAGCCTTGTCAAATCAGGTGAATATGGATAATACCTTTCCCCCAAATGTGCAGATAATATTAAAACTTTGTCTTCCGTTTTAGCCAAGTTTTGGAGTCCATTGCTGGAATCAAACAGGAGCCCAAAGAAAAGCTGGCTGCGTTATACTACCAAAACACATTGGACTTGTTCTTCGGCACAGCAGAGAGTAAAGAATAAAACAACATGCATTTACATTCAATGcgtttacatttattttattattgtttctcGCGTctaaatgcaaatgaattCAAAAATACGCATTACAACTTTGATTTGTTAGGTTACATCGGTTTGGTTTCTTCGATCTGCAGTTAACACAGATCCACTTTTGGATTTAGGATTAACAATTAGATGTGTAAATAATTGTTGCATATGGCTAAGTTTATTAACGTTCGTGATTTCGCACTGCTATGTGGTGAATATAAAATGGATcgcccaaaaaaataaatgtatttcttTCGACTCGAACTTGTATATTCTCTCTGGAGTCTATTCTAAACTCTAATAGAGTGTCATAGCTTAATTATTGCCACGTTTTTGGTTACGAGTTTGCCAATATTCATCGATTATTGGTGAAGCCTTGAAAAGCctatatacaaaatattttgtaaatatttaaaaagtcTATCAACTATAAGTAGTACGCTTGTAGGTATTAAAAGGTTCGAATTCGGGGGATAGGAAATATGTTTACCTTATGGGCATGCTACAATCAGATCTCCGTTGAAGTTAAAGTGTAAAACAACCAAGATCTGAAgctaaaaaattgcattttgttaTACGTTTGATGAACTGATATGAATACAAATGATATTGATAGTATTTAACATTAAGACGGGATTCACTCGGGATGCATTTAAAATGGCAATAAAAGATTCAGTCCAATGGaaatgatatgatatgaaCATGTTCATATAGCACTTCAAGATGGTGCGAAATATTCTGGGGAAGACTGATCTCCAACGTTCCCCTTTCCGCTTGGCAGTAGATAGTTATAGTTCTTAAAAGCAGATCCAATTGCGTTACTTCTTTTTCTTTGTAGATTCTTGTAAAGTTACAGTGGGATACCGAGTATTTTGTTAACGCGTTAACTCTATTTATTCAATACAATGTTTTATGGGTTATATTTGAAATTACGCTCAGACATGGCCCAATTGACTTGCAGTTGACagtttacaaaaaaaaaaaatattacaaaagtAAAAAATACTCAAAACATGTACGATAAATTCCATTTATTAGGCGTCAGATTAGTTTCGAGTGTTTGTTAAACTCATAttcgtatgtatgtacataaataagcaagggaaattataaatacaggaaatacataaacataaaatatCTTCAAACAGAAGTTCTCTAAAGATAAATTCGAGTTGCagatataaataaacatacgAGTGCTAACTGTCTTCCATATTGTATTCACTTAACAGCGAAAGCCTTTCGACACATTTTTGGGATACAGGAAATCAAGAAAGGTATTGATTAGTTCGAGTTAAGCTTAATGCTCCTGTTAAATATCGTATATCGAATATATTGTGTATCGTAATCATATGTATTTAAGTTGTATGCTGTGTTTCGAGTTTTCAGTTTCAAACCAAACTCTGCAGAGCCCTGCAATCGAGCAGGCGTCGGGCCTCATGATTATTCATAGATTAATTATAATGGTAATAAATATGCTGCTTCGCTTAGCCTATAGGTTAATTCAATGTATCTTGGGAGCGCTGCGATCGTTGATCTTCTGGTTACGCTTTAAGGTGGCTCCGCGCTTGATTTGATCCATCAGCGATTCGTGACAGATGCGAGGGTCCGGCTGAAAGAGTCCAGAAAGAGCGGATTAGAGGGGCACTTGGCTGGCAAAACCTTAGGTTATCTATCGTTAGATCGGAGAGCAGTTAGTTGGCAGAACGTGGCACTGAGTGGATTAGCTGCCAGCTGGCTTAGTAGGCTTCAAACGAACGAGAACGACTAGGAACGAACAAAATACCTTAGCACTTAGCACTGATCTTCGCAAGTGTCATTGGTGGTTGTGCTGTTGTTGGGATAGGTGGGTGGTCTACGGTATTGCGCACTGGGTCGCGATAGTTTTTGCGGATTTTGATACATCTAATAGCCATGGTGCCATGGACAGAGCATAGAGAGTGTTGGCAATCGGGTGAGTTGCTGTCGAAGTGCACTACTTACCAGGGCCTTGCTGTTGATGAGATTTCGCACGGCAAATGCTCGTCCAGACATTCCCTGCTTCGCCAGCTTCGCGTTGAGATTCTCGAGGAATTCGGCCTTGGTTTTGGCCCGAATACTGCCAGTCTTTTCGATATTTGTGCTTGTGGCATAGTCTATGGATATGCGTTGTCGATACGGGTACCAATTCGGGTGCATAAAAGAAAATGGTAAGCAAACATGATCGATCAATGGTGGTGTGGATGTTGGCTGGCGCAGAAGTGGTTAATATGGTGGTCAAtccaaatggaaatgcaaaataaaagtCAACAATTGTTGGTAAGAGTTCGACTCGATGATGATTGATGATTGGAAAGATTGGAATGAAAGTTCACTGCGGATCGAGCTACGGCGGAAACTGAAATCCCATGTTGACCCGATAGTTTCCAGACGCACTTGACACAATCTCAATCAGGTTAATTGGCAACAATTTCCAAACGAAAACTCAAACTCAAacgaaacaaaagcaaaagaacATATGCAGCATGCGCCAAAGGAAAACTTAGAGCTAACATCAAATCAAAATTGTATGGCCTCAATCGAGCGAAATAGAAAATCAGCAAAACAATAATATACAACAATCAGCGCGCTCATTCCTTGCAATAAAATCATACGTAATGAAATCAAACCAActcaaatcgaatcgaatggaatCAATTCAAATCCAGCTCGCGCTCTTACTTGGATGATGTGCCTGggaatgggcatgggcatTGTGGTTATAGTAGGCAGCGCCGCCGTTGCTATTGCTCCCGGCATCGCGATAgtagtgctgctgctgagcctgctgctgctggtgatggTGGCCGCCACGCGAGGTTGTGGCATAAATGCTGGCCAAGGACCCAGTAACGGGCGAGCCGCACGTGGGCGAGGCCGAGGGCGAGTGAAACTTGACGGCCGTTGTCTGTATGAATGGATTCGTGGAGACGAATATCTTTTGCTGCACACTTGAGTGGCGTGAAGGAATGGGCGGCTGGCGTTGCtggtgttgttggtgttgctggtgctgctgttgttgctgatgctgatgctgctgctgcagctgatgttgctggtgttgctgctgctccgccaagtgctgctgctgtgcagCTCTAAGCTTCTGCTGGGGCAGCGGCAACTGCGGACGCTGACCTAAGTGTCCAGTGCCGTTGCCAATGCCCATGCCTGCCGGCTGTtgatactgctgctgctgcaaccgctgctgctgctgctgcatcatATTCTTGGGCAGCGTGGCCGTGGACGAGGCTGCTGCATAGGCGCTCGAGTGAGACGCGTTCTGGCCAGTGGGCGGACGGGCCATCTTCTTTGGCATCGTGGCCGATGCACCGGCGGCGTAAATGGGCGGCGGTGGGGGATCCTCCAGAGGAGGCGGACAGGTgtagtgctgctgctgcggcggctgGTGGTGCTGATGGGAATGAGTCTGTCTCATGTTCGGCGATTGCGCAGCTGCTGGATTTTTGGTAAACGAACTTGAATAGATGGCCATGTCTTTGCTGTTAGCAACTGCTGCATTCGGCGGCTGAGGTGGCTGATAATGCGAATTGGCCGAGCCAGGAGCCGCTGCCGTTGTCGGtggggatgcggatgcggatgaaGAGTTCGAGAATGAGCTGACTTTGGAGAGCAACGATGATGTGGATGAAGACAGGGGAAAGTGCGGTAATGCATTGAAAGAGGTGGTCGGTGTTAGAATGGACGGTTTAGTGCTGCTGTTGGCCGCATGAGCCGATGACATTGCTGATGATGAGGTGCCGAAACTAGCGTAAATTCtatgctgttgctggtgctgcagCTGGATTTGTTCAGATTTACCGTCatagtgttgctgctgttgcggctgCGACATGGACAGGCCACTCCGCATGTAGATCGACTCTCCTCCGGGCGCCTGCTGGTTGCCGTAGATCCCCTCgacgtgctgctgctgctgtttgccGCTGAGTCGTGCATTGAGCTGTGCAATTAGGTTCGGATTCGCCTTTGGCTGTGTCGGTGGCAGTGGGTGAGCATGTCCGTTGGGACTGGGGCTGCTGGTGCGGAAGCTGGACATGCTGTTGAGCAGTTTGGGCTGGGCGTATATGCCGCCGCCACCTCCTCCGCCCGCGGCTGGTGATGAGGTGCGGAACGTCTGGTCGTGAATGTGTGTCAGTGATGGTGTGGTTGTGGCATGAGAGAAACGAGAGGAAGACGGGCACAAATTAAAAGTTAGCCAAAGCACGACCAAAGCTAAGCACTAGAGTAATCTATGACTATGGCATTACAACTAAGCTGGAAGGAGGGCAGTCGTGTTAGGCCAGAGAGGCGCTCCCAAAGACGGTTGTTAGTCTTGGTTAGTAGCCCGCGAGATATCCGCTGGTCACTTACGGCATCGACTTGGTAGACAGGCGGTGGCTGTGGctgatgcagatgcagatgctgatgttgctgctggtgggtAAAGCGTTGCTGGTTGGCCATCTGCTGACCGCCGGGCTGTTGGCCGCTGGCCAAGGCCTGGGCATAGGCGTGCAGATCCAAGTAAGAGTCGTAGTATACGGTCAGGTCCTCATTGAGGGGGGAGTTGTGCGCAGACTACGTGGGGGATTGGGGTTTCGGTTTGTGTGTGGTAGTGGTGAAGCAAACGTAAgttgaaataaaatgaaatcatAAGTTATAGAAGAAGATGACTAAATTTGAAGGTGGCTCTAGACTCGTGCACTAGTTAGACCCAATGAATTTAACCTAACTCTCACGGCTAACTATAGTATACTGGCTTTTTTTGGGGAGTAAATGTCGAGTCTCCCAATTCGTATTTCTATGCCCAATGAGCTCAAAGTATAGCtacatttatacaatttggcaCGTAATATTTTATCACCTCCAAGATATTGAACAGAAGAAAATGACAAATAGTGCTGGCACTAGAAAATGTATGGAACAAGGCTTTAAAGGCATTAAAAATCTATTGTTTTAACTTGGGCAAAGCAACTAGAATCCCACAGTTTACGATTAGTGATAAGCAAATGGATACTGTGAAACTCAAGACTTCTATAGATCATTGTAGCTTTCAAGTTTTTAGCCAGATATATGAATTTTCTAAGTAAAGCCAAAAACATATGCAATCTGACTGCTAAAATTGTTAGTCAGAAGCATAAACTACACATTGGTAGTAACCAATTGGGTTGCAAACTCAAATAGCCAGGTGAGAGTAGGAATTCAAACATTTTGGTACAGATGGGAACGGGAGGCGAACCGAGCACACACCTGCAATAggggttgctgctgctgcacctgttgctgctgaagctgctgctgctgctgttgctgctgcatgcGTCTGAGGGACACAGGTGATGCTGGCTGGTGCCGCATGGCTGCCAGGGCTCTTACCGTCTCCGATACCTTCAGCGCTGAGCTGGGAATCTGGGGCACGGCGTCCAGCATGAatggcggtggcggcggtaAGTGCTCGCTGGAGCTGCTTAGTTGGAGATTCTGCTGCGACAGAGTCGcgtgctgttgttgctgctgcagctgcgtTGCGTAATTAAATCATAAGTTAAAGAATAAAAGCATAGAGGAAACCAAAGAGTGTGTGACCCAGAGTGTGAGCCCAGGCTTAGCGACTAGCTTAGATTAAGTGGCTAACTTAATTGGGTGTAGGTAGTTGAAGGTTTAACTCACCCCGACCGAGGCATTGGGACTGGGGGTCACCGACGAACTGCGTCTGACTGGCGGCGGTGGCTTGGCCTGATTGATGGACGAGCGACGCCCGATGCGCGTGGAGCCACCGCCGGCTGCTCCTCCTGGGAAAAGTAAAAATCATAGTTAGTGGGGCGTCTAAGTCATTTGTTTCTGCTGTTATTCACAGTTATGTACAGTTATCAGTTTATACACTTGGCACACAAAACACAGGACACCATCTAATACCAGTAGTTAGCGATAGACGCAGAGTTAGGATCTGCTGATCGAGAAAGTTATGAACGTTCTGGGTCTGCTGTGAATCATAATGATGACCCTGAAGCGAGTGAAAAAGCATTAGTGGCAGAGATGGCCCTTTCGATACCACTTCATGACGAAAAGACATTTCCCCTAATTCAAGCGATTTCGCAAAGTgcaattttataaaaaaaatttttagttACAATCGATCGAATCTGATTAGTGATTTGGCATTTTAGCAGTTAGTGGCAGTATCATGCGGTTTTTGAGTTGTCTATGGATGATCTGAACTTGATGAACGTGTGACTTGATGGTATGAGCGTAGTGCTTAGCGAGAGAAACCAACTCCAATTTCAAAAAGGTTACCACATCGAActtatagcaaaaataaggAACCCAAAGCCACGTAAAGTTACTTCGGCAAGCACAAAATGATAACAAAGTAGGAACGTTTTCAAAATAAGGaatcaaaaaccaaaaccataaacccaaacaaatcaaaatcaaattgaaacgAAACGAACCCGACAAAGAAGCCGGCCGGGGCGTAATGCACGGCTTCAGATGGGCATTGGCATTGGAAATGCTATTGACGTGGTGGGGATTGGCTGGGGCATTGGAGCACACATATGGATGGGCGGGTGGTCGGTCACTGGCGGGCAACATCGATGGCCGGGCATTTGATGGTGATGAAGTGGTGGCTGGTAATGGTAATGACGATAGCGATGACGATGATAATGGCAAATGGCCGCGAGGTGATGACGGTGACAATGCCATTGTAGGCGTCTTGCACTGCGTGTGATTGGATGTGGCTGTCTGATTTTGGTTTGGCATTCTATGATTTGGATTCGGGTACGGGTCTGTGGATGCTGTTGCGGTTGCAAATGCAGATGCTGATTCTGATGCAGATGCAGTAATATTGGCGGCTTGTTGATTAGTGACATTACAGTTTCTGGTTTGGGGCGACTGTGGTGAGTGTTGCTGTTCTTGTGgtgcttgctgctgctgctgcgtttcttgctgctgttgctgctgctgctgctgcaactgctgttTAACCTTCTGCTTTTGCCTGCGTATTTTAGCATCTAGATCGGCCTTAAAGTCCGACTTTCTCGGCACGACAGGCCTATCGCCCGCAGTGGGAACCGGGCCGTTAAAAATACTCAAGCTGGTGGGCTTGGGGGGCAGCTGGCGCCTTGCAAGTTCTACTGGTGGGCTACTGCCGTCAATATCCTGCTGTTGTGTCTGTGGAAAATGCTGGTCCTGTGGCCTGCTCTGTACCGCCTGCTCACTGGGTGTTTTACCTCTTTGCGGACTGCCGCGTCCGAGgagctgcaactgctgctcaCTGGTGGCGCGAAACGAGGAGAGTCGCTGCTTGGCGGGCGCCACAGTTGCTGTTGGCGGTGGCTGGCCACCGGCAGAGTCCGGCGAGGAGTCCGGCGAACCGGCCAAATTGGCGGGCAACTGCTGCAGCTCGCGCATCTCGTGCAGCTGCAGCGCGTGTGGCTGCGGATCCTTGGTCCGCAGCACTACAATCTCGGAG carries:
- the LOC6607911 gene encoding AF4/FMR2 family member 4 isoform X11 — encoded protein: MDLSLERDSSALGSLFQQIINDMKNTSPLWEDFVAKAGKLHTCLRAAIQAIAAYLDAFQKIADAATNSRGASKEIGTALTRVCLRHKAVETRLKTFTSAIMDCLVQPLQERIEDWKRTVATIDKDHAKEYKRCRSELKKRSSDTLRLQKKARKGQTDGLQSLMDSHMQDVTLRRAELEEVEKKSLRAAMVEERLRYCSFVHMLQPVVHEECEVMSELGHLQEAMQSIALVTKEPSVLPQASEELIHDAKASINLYPESPGGGSGSQGGGCSNSLGSRKSSVCSISSMNSSGSSNSPGHHHYPRSLSQFVTPAIRLKPGESSDSGFCSSPALTTQTSNATNQTANVSTWPPHSQDGVDTLPPTADRPHTISTAYEKGHQRPPLTVYTFQNPETIHESGSCLNNGTAAPNGQPLSGQATPATQKSPAASLSRPPLPVRCSSLERPLSAQSNHRQGSGNNLLQRQCPSPIPAHITKGTPSGSSLGPGSGLGFVYQVSSPTPPSSEVLKITEQAAAGQDQGPANSVADETDERSRASVLQKASMFEKAAAAAAVSPPAPIQIASGSPASGGGTRRSEAEQQEMDKSFEDSIQALNNLIGELDSFQREIDEGKVKPPSNIISGSTNSNNNNNTTTSSISSSDNNNLPATSNIEPCAISNQTNSSGCGTDISDTTSDELAGEDMDVRRRDRDRDLLGASDSELSRCYVSETSSLTGGLTAGGYENPTFAHFAANANREDAVSLASDSVCLGQPRHAYVDTCSDSGSAVVVIYDHQIPNTPDIEFVKQNSEIVVLRTKDPQPHALQLHEMRELQQLPANLAGSPDSSPDSAGGQPPPTATVAPAKQRLSSFRATSEQQLQLLGRGSPQRGKTPSEQAVQSRPQDQHFPQTQQQDIDGSSPPVELARRQLPPKPTSLSIFNGPVPTAGDRPVVPRKSDFKADLDAKIRRQKQKVKQQLQQQQQQQQQETQQQQQAPQEQQHSPQSPQTRNCNVTNQQAANITASASESASAFATATASTDPYPNPNHRMPNQNQTATSNHTQCKTPTMALSPSSPRGHLPLSSSSLSSLPLPATTSSPSNARPSMLPASDRPPAHPYVCSNAPANPHHVNSISNANAHLKPCITPRPASLSGGAAGGGSTRIGRRSSINQAKPPPPVRRSSSVTPSPNASVGLQQQQQHATLSQQNLQLSSSSEHLPPPPPFMLDAVPQIPSSALKVSETVRALAAMRHQPASPVSLRRMQQQQQQQQLQQQQVQQQQPLLQSAHNSPLNEDLTVYYDSYLDLHAYAQALASGQQPGGQQMANQQRFTHQQQHQHLHLHQPQPPPVYQVDATFRTSSPAAGGGGGGGIYAQPKLLNSMSSFRTSSPSPNGHAHPLPPTQPKANPNLIAQLNARLSGKQQQQHVEGIYGNQQAPGGESIYMRSGLSMSQPQQQQHYDAAAQSPNMRQTHSHQHHQPPQQQHYTCPPPLEDPPPPPIYAAGASATMPKKMARPPTGQNASHSSAYAAASSTATLPKNMMQQQQQRLQQQQYQQPAGMGIGNGTGHLGQRPQLPLPQQKLRAAQQQHLAEQQQHQQHQLQQQHQHQQQQQHQQHQQHQQRQPPIPSRHSSVQQKIFVSTNPFIQTTAVKFHSPSASPTCGSPVTGSLASIYATTSRGGHHHQQQQAQQQHYYRDAGSNSNGGAAYYNHNAHAHSQAHHPNYATSTNIEKTGSIRAKTKAEFLENLNAKLAKQGMSGRAFAVRNLINSKALMYQNPQKLSRPSAQYRRPPTYPNNSTTTNDTCEDQC